TGGCATGCGCACCTGACTCGGTACACACCGAACaacgaagaaaaacagcagACGAGGATTTTTCATTAGCCGTTCTTTTCGACCAGCACAGGGATCTCTTTGCTAGTGGTTTCTTGACCATCCCTACAGGATCATGTAAAAAGCTCTCTGACTCCCGCAACGCGTTCATAAACTTCTACCTGATTCAGGGTGTGATCGAGGTGACGGTAGGCAGAAACAAACTTCTGTGCACAGATGGAACCTCGTTTCAAATTCCTGCGTTCAACGAATATGCTTTTCGTAATAAAGGGAAGAACGACGCCAAAATGTATTTCGTGCAAACGACTATTTTTCCCCGCCTATCGCAAGCTCGGGGAATAAGGAATCTAAGTCGCAGCCCTGCCGAAGCTAGGGATAATCAAATTCCAAAATCGACAACTTCGCCAAGTGACATGAGTATTTCGGAGCTTTAATTCCTAAATACAATGACACCGAAAATACGGCAAATAATTCAATTCTCGATATGCATACACCAGCAAATAACTACTCTATAAACGTATAATACAACTGTTATTACAACTACCTAACCTGCCCGTACAGTCGCgagatcaaaaagcatcaaTGTAGCCAGCATTGCGTTCATGAAATCGCAGTGTGTCAGAAAAGGATACATAAGTATCACGAACTTTCTTCTCCGCTATCTCTCCCGTCTTCCATCTTTTCTgcaagcttcttcattctcGCAAGTTTAACCAGTGGCGCTAAAGACCTGACATCATCTGCATATGTTGCAATAAAAGGGTCTGACAACAGTTCTGAGGCAGTAGCCCTCTCATCGGGGTCGACGTGCAAACACCAGCCCAAGAAACCCTTAAGATCGTCACTCAAACTGTCTGCGTCCTTTAATTCTGGTGTTCCATTTGTAGCAATCAAATAAAGGGCACGTAGTGGGGTTTCGTTGAGATAAGGTGGCTCCCCTTCAATCATCTCGATGATCATAATACCCAAAGACCAAATATCAACTTTAGGACCGTATTCTTTTCTAGAGACAACCTCAGGTGCCATCCAGTACGGTGTTCCAACCATGGTCGTGCGCTTTAAGTTGATCTCGTTGATCTGGGCACAAAACCCAAAATCAGTGAGTTTAATCTCCCCCGTCATAGAGAGAAGAATATTATCAGATTTAATATCACGATGAATAACGCCTTTTGAATGCAAGAACTGCAGGCCTTTTAGTGTCTCTCTGCTGACAGCCCCTATTTGGCCCTCAGTCAAAATACAGTGTGTCACAACATCAGTTAACGAGCCGCCTTCCATATACTCCATAACCACCCACAAGTCGCCCCTCAGCAGGTAAGAGTcgatgaagttgacgaTGTTAGCATGCTTGCTCGCCTTCATCACCAAAATCTCGTTTATGATTAATTCCTTTTTAGGTTGTTTTTCCAGATTCATTTGTTTGATTGCAACGGAGGCGTTTGTGCCGACTTCGTATGCTGTGTAAACACCGCCCGACGCGCCTTGGCCTATCTTGATAAGACTTTTATAAAGTTTGCTAGGGTCTCCATCGGTGCAAATTTCTGTTAGCTTTGCGTACAATTGTTGAATTTTCTTCCTTCTGTCTTctctctttttttcagccgctttttgagcatcAGTCTGAGCATTATCCTCTCTGGGTAAATCTTTTGGAACAGGCGGAGGAGGTGCAGGTCTTACGGGAGCCATGTCCGCACTTTTTTCTGAAATAGTCCCATTCCTTGAAACTACAGCTTTTCCATGTGAAGATGGAGGTATTTGATGGTCCGTTTTTGCCAAAGTTCCCTTACGCGACAATGAACGAAGCCCGGATGATAAACTAGACGCGTGGGTTACCTTCGGAGATGTAGCCGGTGAGTTTCTATTTGCCAATGGCGATGTTAAATCATTTTTAGTTGGTGTGCCCGGAGGTTTAGGAGCAGGACGGCTGGGCATGAACCTTTCATTTGTAGTGGTTCCTTGGACATTAGGAGCCTCCCTGAGGTTTACTGGAGACTGAAGTTCATGCGCAGTGGAGTTAACGCCAAGGCTGTTTGGATGTTGCGGCCTCGAGTGGgcattttcgagcttgttAAGAGAAGGCGAAGAAGGGGTTCTAAAGGAAGAAGTACTGGAGATATTTTTCCCAGAATTTCCGACATGAaacgttttgaaaactttgtcCTCCCCATTAGCTTCGGTAACATCTTGATAAAACTTGACAATATCCATGACAGCTTGGGgatgctgctgttgctccTTCTTAGATATACCACTTGAagtcaaaagcttctccCATTCGTCAGGAAGACCTGTGTACTCACCTGTCTTAGTATCAACGCCAACATGATGAACGTGTTTTGCATTATAAGGTGTGGAAATTTTTAACGCCGAGCTTGATTGGCGCTTCTCCCCTTGTGAAGTTCTCTTCATGTTTTGCATAAGAGAAGAGAAGACACCCTTCATTCTGCTTCCgccgcttcttctctttttgttctccGCGGTTGGGGAAGCAAGCCGAGACTGCGATTTTGGCGATTCTGTCACTTCTTCCCGGGAACCTCTGCGCATCGAATTAAAAGGCGAGGAGACAGCTCTGAACGGAGATCTTGGCGGCTGCTTTCTATTGTTTGTCGCGGTAGAATACTGTACTTGCGTGAAACCGCCTTGTACCAGGTTTGGTGTCGTCCATGCTTGTTTGCTTGTATTGGAAGCATCCACAATAGGAATATCAATGTTCTTTTCCGGAAACTCGCCTGAGCTGCTACTGTAGTTGAACTCTTTAGCAGGAGTGCCTACGTTATGAGTCTGCTCTGACAAACAGCCCTCTTCTCCAGGTTCTAATATGTCCTTCTTAGAAACATCCCTACTGTAATCGCTTTTGGGGGTGCTGCTTTTGAGGTGGCTGGTATTTTCAAGGTTGAGGTTAGAGCTATCTTGAGTTGAAAATTCTTGGGAAAGCTGCATCTCGTTCTCGCCAACAAGCATCATAGAATCATTGGTTAGCCTAGAATTTTCGGCAAGATAATGGTCCGATGCCCTTATTGTGGAGTTGGTTTTGTCCCCTATCGTGGATTgttcttgaatttctgggaATGCGTTTGGTTGTTGAGGCTCTTGATTAGAACCTTGTGGCTCCTTTGCACGCCCTATGTCAGGCTCATGTGAACCCGTTATAATGTCACTTGCTTCGTAAGAACTGTTGCTTAAAGCTGACGAGGACGAAACTCTAGTAAACTGGATGGGGTCATCTAGTGTTGTCGATTGGAGCATCTCGCTCACTTCCTCCGCTTGGGAACCCTTTGGTTTGCCCGGATCCATGGACTTGTACCCTTGTTCATCTATATTGTGGTGCTCCTCATATGCATGCAGTGCGTTAACGTTCAAAGTCGCTGGCGCTCTCGGAAGCTCGTACTTGCCCTCTGTTTGTTTCGCAAGCTTGCCAATActttcatctttctttttCGTCGTAGTATCAGGTACGGAGGAGGACCGGGGTGAAGAATCTGAACTCATCGCAGACATGCTTACGTGAATGAATGTTAAGTTCAGAGAAGTTTTCTATGTTCTCGACCCCACTATGCACTGTTTGGACAAATTGTTTGATGCCGAAATAATCCACGATCTTGAAGCAAAGAAACTAAAAGCAACTGAACACAAACTTGATCTAACGCAGCTTAATTATGATTCCACCCGCTTTCGAAAGTTGGAGAAAGTTTTCGTGGAAGCAGCTGTCAAAACGGAATATCCCCGGCTTGGTTAATGTTAAACACTTCATAATTGTTGATCagattttttttttctgtCCTCGAGAAATCGGTTAGAATCATGTGATCGTATACAACTTTTAGTTTAATTAAGCGGAGACTATAGGCGGTGAATACAttcttctgagctttcAAGATAGCAGGAAAGCTCCCAGACCTTCTTTCATGGCTTGCAGAACtcttgacttcaaaacatctttATTGCTATACTTGGGCAATTTCAAATAGTTTGCGCACGTCATTACACTTGGGAGGTAATGATCCGGCTCTAGATCGTTCTCTGTATGCTTCCGAACTACCGTCATCCTTGGGTTTAGACTTTTGAAACCGCCTATCGGCAACTTGGGAGATCCTGTTAAAAACTCAAGGAAGAGGCGGCGCTCCGCCTTGGAAAAAGATGTCATAATGGATATGAGGTCGTGGATGATGTTTGAATCGTGACTGTAGCCATGATCTGCATCAACATACGCATACAAAGTCTCGTGTGTCCAATCTTCCTCTACACTACCAAATAGGTCCGTAAGCTCGTCCGGAGTCAATGCCAACAAAGAAGTATATGGGAACGTTCGAGAAAACCCTTCAATAAAACTTTGGATCTGCATTTTAACTCCAGTGCCCAAGACCTGATCTGACAACCTTTCGAAATAGTCAGGGAAGTTTTCAATAGTTACGGCAACATCTTTGCCGTTTTCAATCAACTCTATGTTGTACCCTGAAAGATAAAAtgtcaaagacaaagatTCGAAGTCATGATCATTTTTAAGGGTGAACAGGTATTTCATAGACTTGGCTAAGTGTGGATCAACCATGCTCATGTAGTCGATTGTCAAGTCGAAATCATCAAATCGAATTTTCTCGTTTCTAGCATACATGTGAgccagctcaaaaaatgcTTTGCTGAAACGAAAATCCAAAATTCTATCATCCAGCATGGACCTTGATACAAAAGTTCCCAGTTTGTGGAAAAGCTCTAgggttttttcttgattaCTTGAGGCTAGTAAAGGTGCAGGAAAAAGATGCTCCTCAACTAGTTCGCCCTCTTTACAGGAATTAAAATTCTCAGACCTCCACATTCTCAAAGATTTGTACGCGAACTCTTTCGATACAATGGCAAAGAATTCTAGAGTAGGACCTAGTCCCGTTCCCACTTCATTGAGGAACTCAACCTCTAAAATGTTGGGCGTTGAGCCGTACTTATCCAGGATCTTCAATGCGCTTAGGAAAACCGCTCCCCTTGAAACTTTAAGCTTCCTCCTTGTTGGCCTGCCCAATTGATGCAAAGCGTCAGCAAAGTCTCCCTTGTCGCTACCCACGCGATTTCTCCAAACTTGAATCAACCTTCCATGTCCaaatgaagagctttgtAGAAAGAACATCCGAGTTTCAAAGGGGAACAGAAATGGGTAATTCCTTGTGAGGAGCACAGTCCACGAAGGAAGTAACCCGCCCGCAACAATAAGGGGCTCTTCCAGCTGGCATGCTAGCTTAGCACTTATCTTTGAATTGACAAAACATTCAGGCCGCAAAGAACTACCTCTGAGACATTTaagaaggacaaggagACCTTCAAGCCTGCCAAGTTCATTCAACCCTCTTGGGCCGCCGAAGTATAGGGTACTCAATTTTTGGTCACTGTCCTTCCCCTGTGCCTTCTTATATCTGATAATGTGCGGTTCACTCCAGAGCGACTTACTATCCTTCCCTGCGTTCTTGATAGGCCTAAATATCGCCCCAAAAATGGTGTCTTGATGATCACATTTTGTGTTGTTAAACGCGAAATCGAAGCTCCATTTCACATCGTCGTCCTGCCGATCAACCCGCATAGCCAAAGCAGGTATTAAAGAGGTTATCAGCTGACTTTGTAATACTCGgtgtttcaagaactcATTGAGAGATCTAAATGTTGCTACGCAATGGATTGCAACAGTAACTGCCTGCAGGTTTTTTGGAATTCCATCTTCGACTGCATCGCCATCGTATTCAAGCCTTATTTTAACCTGTTTCCCCAAAGAGGCTCCTTTCCCATCTTCGCCATGTAATCCACAGTCTAATAACTCGAAAGATTCCAGGCGAGTAAGCGCCGATTGAATAATTTCGGCAAACGTCTCAAGGTCTTCACCAAATGTCTCTATCAAAGCCCTTTGGCAAATGCTGCTCTTAGAAGAGTTGCTGAGAACCAGCTTCGACATTTCGTCTGCCAAGCCACTGGAAATGAACTCAAATCCCGAGCAAACAAAATTACTCATGAAAAGTTTGGATTTCACTTCCAGCCAAATACGTTGCCAGTACTCGTATGTATCAGAATGAACGTCTAGCAGGCGAAGACGCTCGACTAGCGAGTTAATTTCGCTGATCTCGCTAATTACAGCGCCTTCGCCTCCGTAGGATTCAATCACACTCTCAAGCGTGTTAGCCAGCTCATTTTGGACATAGTTCAATTTTAGGTGTTTCAAAATACGAAAGCAAACTCGATTAGGCCGTGTATGATCTGGACTCTCCATACCTTCAAATTCCATATTATAGTCGTCATCATCGCTATGGTAGTTAGACTCGCTATTTGTATCACTAATGTCAGTAAACTTTCCGTTGTTTTGAGGAGGGTCCCCAGCTTGTGTCTTCTCTAAGGACTCGGGAACAATTGAGGATAACTCCTTTGAAAACGACTTGAATGACTCAAAAACACCTTCCCTCACAAAAGCCGGCAAGTGTTCGGAAGCATTTTTCTCAAGAAGTGATGTCACAAGCCGCAAACTTCCCAGAAGAAGCACCCCAGAAACTTGATCCTTGAAGCCActctgctcaaaaagtGCCATGTTACGTGCGAGGCTAGAAGCAATCATGGAAACAATCCCTTTGTCTATATCACAAGTCTCGATGGGAATATGTGGTGACAAGACACGAGCGAGAGCGACCAACACAAGTCGCCGAATTTGGAAGTCCACGGCGTTGACATACACTTGAACCAAAAACGGACCTAGGCCTTTAACTAGCTGCCTTGACTGTTCTTCTATTCCTTGAAATTCGTATTGTTTCGGAGTATCCGCCGAAAGAATTTGTTTGTCTTCTCCTGGGAAAAGCACAACAATAAACCGCGAAATACATGTTAGCAAGGGCTTTGGTGCGAACATTACAGTTTCATGCAACTGAGATGCTGTACTCTTTTTGTACTCATTCATGGAGCTCATTAACATATCCAAAACCCTTCCGCATCCAATTATTTGGGGTGCTAATACTTCCCCACTTAccaaaacttgagaaagtATATCAAATGCTTTGAGCCTGCTCTCAAGGTTAGTTTCCCCATTTGAAATGAGTTGCATGATACTTTCAATGAGCTCGAAATCAAATAGTCCTTCAAGTGTCTTGTCACCCCTTCCTAACCCGGCGCAAATACCGTAAAACACATTCAACATATTTTGCCGGAGCGAATGATCTTGGGAGCTCACGAAGATTTCTTTGAGCCTCCACATGATGTCTGATATGTGACCCAGGTCAACCGCTCGTATTTTTGCGCATGAATTCACCACTATAGTAACTGCCTTTCTCTGCGCATGAGAGGTAAAAAAGTCCAAATATTGTAAACAAGCCAGCAAGCTGCCTGATTGCAGAACGCTTCTTCCGTGCAGACGAGATATAATTTCAAGCgtttccaaaacttgttcTGCCAAATCAATGTAGCTTATCTCTGCCAGTTTATCGTTGCATGCGGCAATAACATTTCTGTCGACCGCTATCGAAATCATGTCCGGGTTGACTTCGAACAGGTTGTACAAGCAACGAAACGCTATGAGCTGCAGCTCAAGCTCGCCTTGAAGCAACGGGTCCATGAATATATCAACTATTCCTTTTAAAAGGTCTTCCTGAGGCACAGCGCGTTCTGCCGCTAGCGGACTCATCATTAGCAATTGCTCCGACAGCTCCCTTAAACTTTCCATAGCGATATACGGGTCGTCCTGCGCGTTCGTAACATTatccaaaagcttgattAGTCGTGGGTTGCCTCTACCAGTTGAACGCCCAGCTCCCATCATACTGAACATCTCAGGAAAAATATCAGCTATGTTGACTCTTCGTGAATTCTCTCCACCGTGTTCACGGGAAGGCCCCTCCATGTTCTGGGCTAAGGACCCAAGTAATTCCTGCAAGGAAGACTGCCTTTGCGCACCCCGCAGCGTTGTATTGCGGAGTTCGTCTTCAATATCATCCCCTTCATTAccatcaacttcttcagtgGGGTTTTCCCCGGAATGTTCACTGTCTTGCGAATTTTCGTATGCTTCATCTCTTTCGTTCTCTTCGTCTCCAAAGTGATACATGTTTCCCTCATACGattcaacatcatcatcaACCTCCTCGGGGTACGAATATTCAttttcctcttctgctacgtcttcatcttcataaTCATTTTGTCTACTTGGCCGGATAACAAAGTCCCCGTCGCTATCGTAGTCGCGGTTCATTGAATGCCTGATCTCGTCTCTTGACATCTCCGAAACCGCGCCAGTTTGAAGAATGTACCCTTTCCTTTCCTattctttttggcgctGAATGTTTGCCACTCAGCacttgaacttggatgTATTTCAGAGTTTCGTCCGTGGCGATATCATCGTGATACCTAAAAAGAAATTGGCTATTAACCatagaaaaaaattttaaaaCTCATcgctcaagctcttctcaaGACATAAATTCAATTTGGCATCCGCTCAAGAAAGCTATTGCTGTAGAAATACAGTGAATTTGAATCTAGTTGAGCCTTTAGTCAATAAAAATGCCTAGATCTAAACGTTCGAAGCTCGTAACTCTCGCCCAAACTGACAAAAAGGGcagagaaaacaaagagagAATCTTCGATGAGGTTAGAGAAGCTTTGGATACATTTCGGTTTGTGTGGGTATTGCACCTTGATGACGTGAGAACTCCTGTCCTACAGGAAATAAGGTCCGCATGGGTAGGTTCAAAGCTAATCATGGGCAAGCGCAAGGTGTTGCAGAAGTCTCTGGGCGAGAAAAGGGAGGAGGAgtacaaagaaaacatcTTCGCTCTTTCGAAGCTCTGTTCCGGTGTTACCGGCTTGCTGTTCACAGACGAGGAGCCTCAAGTCGTGCAGGAGTATTTTAAATCTTACGTCAGGGCCGACTACTCAAGACCAAAGTCTAAGGCCCCGCTAACGTTTGAGATACCGGCAGGGATTATTTACTCGCGTGGGGGTCAGATCCCTGCGGAAGACGACGTGCCCATGGTCCACTCATTGGAGCCAACATTGAGAAACAAGTTTATGATTCCTaccaagatcaaggccGGAAAGATCACGATAGAAAGTCCTTACTTGGTGTGCACGGAAGGCGAAACCCTTGATGTGCGTCAAGCTCTGATCTTGAAGCAATTCGGTGTAGCAGCGGCTGAATTCAGGGTTAAGGTTGCCGCGTACTATGACAATGAAACATCGTCAGTCGAGACGGTAAACATCAACATAGAATCTGCATAATTACTACTGTACACTACCATCATCTACCAATATAATTTAACACACTTCTTGCCAATATTGTTCTAGCCTATTTAAGTTGTCGTGCACGTCATCCTTGCTTGAGATGAACTGAACCTCGACGCGATGCCGCGCTCTCACCTT
This is a stretch of genomic DNA from Lachancea thermotolerans CBS 6340 chromosome D complete sequence. It encodes these proteins:
- the STE20 gene encoding mitogen-activated protein kinase kinase kinase kinase STE20 (similar to uniprot|Q03497 Saccharomyces cerevisiae YHL007C STE20 Signal transducing kinase of the PAK (p21-activated kinase) family involved in pheromone response and pseudohyphal/invasive growth pathways activated by Cdc42p binds Ste4p at a GBB motif present in noncatalytic domains of PAK kinases) codes for the protein MSAMSSDSSPRSSSVPDTTTKKKDESIGKLAKQTEGKYELPRAPATLNVNALHAYEEHHNIDEQGYKSMDPGKPKGSQAEEVSEMLQSTTLDDPIQFTRVSSSSALSNSSYEASDIITGSHEPDIGRAKEPQGSNQEPQQPNAFPEIQEQSTIGDKTNSTIRASDHYLAENSRLTNDSMMLVGENEMQLSQEFSTQDSSNLNLENTSHLKSSTPKSDYSRDVSKKDILEPGEEGCLSEQTHNVGTPAKEFNYSSSSGEFPEKNIDIPIVDASNTSKQAWTTPNLVQGGFTQVQYSTATNNRKQPPRSPFRAVSSPFNSMRRGSREEVTESPKSQSRLASPTAENKKRRSGGSRMKGVFSSLMQNMKRTSQGEKRQSSSALKISTPYNAKHVHHVGVDTKTGEYTGLPDEWEKLLTSSGISKKEQQQHPQAVMDIVKFYQDVTEANGEDKVFKTFHVGNSGKNISSTSSFRTPSSPSLNKLENAHSRPQHPNSLGVNSTAHELQSPVNLREAPNVQGTTTNERFMPSRPAPKPPGTPTKNDLTSPLANRNSPATSPKVTHASSLSSGLRSLSRKGTLAKTDHQIPPSSHGKAVVSRNGTISEKSADMAPVRPAPPPPVPKDLPREDNAQTDAQKAAEKKREDRRKKIQQLYAKLTEICTDGDPSKLYKSLIKIGQGASGGVYTAYEVGTNASVAIKQMNLEKQPKKELIINEILVMKASKHANIVNFIDSYLLRGDLWVVMEYMEGGSLTDVVTHCILTEGQIGAVSRETLKGLQFLHSKGVIHRDIKSDNILLSMTGEIKLTDFGFCAQINEINLKRTTMVGTPYWMAPEVVSRKEYGPKVDIWSLGIMIIEMIEGEPPYLNETPLRALYLIATNGTPELKDADSLSDDLKGFLGWCLHVDPDERATASELLSDPFIATYADDVRSLAPLVKLARMKKLAEKMEDGRDSGEESS
- the UFD4 gene encoding putative ubiquitin-protein ligase UFD4 (similar to uniprot|P33202 Saccharomyces cerevisiae YKL010C UFD4 Ubiquitin-protein ligase (E3) that interacts with Rpt4p and Rpt6p two subunits of the 19S particle of the 26S proteasome cytoplasmic E3 involved in the degradation of ubiquitin fusion proteins), which translates into the protein MSRDEIRHSMNRDYDSDGDFVIRPSRQNDYEDEDVAEEENEYSYPEEVDDDVESYEGNMYHFGDEENERDEAYENSQDSEHSGENPTEEVDGNEGDDIEDELRNTTLRGAQRQSSLQELLGSLAQNMEGPSREHGGENSRRVNIADIFPEMFSMMGAGRSTGRGNPRLIKLLDNVTNAQDDPYIAMESLRELSEQLLMMSPLAAERAVPQEDLLKGIVDIFMDPLLQGELELQLIAFRCLYNLFEVNPDMISIAVDRNVIAACNDKLAEISYIDLAEQVLETLEIISRLHGRSVLQSGSLLACLQYLDFFTSHAQRKAVTIVVNSCAKIRAVDLGHISDIMWRLKEIFVSSQDHSLRQNMLNVFYGICAGLGRGDKTLEGLFDFELIESIMQLISNGETNLESRLKAFDILSQVLVSGEVLAPQIIGCGRVLDMLMSSMNEYKKSTASQLHETVMFAPKPLLTCISRFIVVLFPGEDKQILSADTPKQYEFQGIEEQSRQLVKGLGPFLVQVYVNAVDFQIRRLVLVALARVLSPHIPIETCDIDKGIVSMIASSLARNMALFEQSGFKDQVSGVLLLGSLRLVTSLLEKNASEHLPAFVREGVFESFKSFSKELSSIVPESLEKTQAGDPPQNNGKFTDISDTNSESNYHSDDDDYNMEFEGMESPDHTRPNRVCFRILKHLKLNYVQNELANTLESVIESYGGEGAVISEISEINSLVERLRLLDVHSDTYEYWQRIWLEVKSKLFMSNFVCSGFEFISSGLADEMSKLVLSNSSKSSICQRALIETFGEDLETFAEIIQSALTRLESFELLDCGLHGEDGKGASLGKQVKIRLEYDGDAVEDGIPKNLQAVTVAIHCVATFRSLNEFLKHRVLQSQLITSLIPALAMRVDRQDDDVKWSFDFAFNNTKCDHQDTIFGAIFRPIKNAGKDSKSLWSEPHIIRYKKAQGKDSDQKLSTLYFGGPRGLNELGRLEGLLVLLKCLRGSSLRPECFVNSKISAKLACQLEEPLIVAGGLLPSWTVLLTRNYPFLFPFETRMFFLQSSSFGHGRLIQVWRNRVGSDKGDFADALHQLGRPTRRKLKVSRGAVFLSALKILDKYGSTPNILEVEFLNEVGTGLGPTLEFFAIVSKEFAYKSLRMWRSENFNSCKEGELVEEHLFPAPLLASSNQEKTLELFHKLGTFVSRSMLDDRILDFRFSKAFFELAHMYARNEKIRFDDFDLTIDYMSMVDPHLAKSMKYLFTLKNDHDFESLSLTFYLSGYNIELIENGKDVAVTIENFPDYFERLSDQVLGTGVKMQIQSFIEGFSRTFPYTSLLALTPDELTDLFGSVEEDWTHETLYAYVDADHGYSHDSNIIHDLISIMTSFSKAERRLFLEFLTGSPKLPIGGFKSLNPRMTVVRKHTENDLEPDHYLPSVMTCANYLKLPKYSNKDVLKSRVLQAMKEGLGAFLLS
- the MRT4 gene encoding mRNA turnover protein MRT4 (highly similar to uniprot|P33201 Saccharomyces cerevisiae YKL009W MRT4 Protein involved in mRNA turnover and ribosome assembly localizes to the nucleolus); amino-acid sequence: MPRSKRSKLVTLAQTDKKGRENKERIFDEVREALDTFRFVWVLHLDDVRTPVLQEIRSAWVGSKLIMGKRKVLQKSLGEKREEEYKENIFALSKLCSGVTGLLFTDEEPQVVQEYFKSYVRADYSRPKSKAPLTFEIPAGIIYSRGGQIPAEDDVPMVHSLEPTLRNKFMIPTKIKAGKITIESPYLVCTEGETLDVRQALILKQFGVAAAEFRVKVAAYYDNETSSVETVNINIESA